The following is a genomic window from Adhaeribacter radiodurans.
TTTAACCAAATTCAAACCATCCTGAAGCAAAACAAGCTGAGTATTTCCACGCCCATTCAGGACATCCCAGCTTCGGTATTGAACCAATTACTCCATGGTATTGATGAAGATATAATCGTAAAAGCCAAAGGTCAGAACTTTATCACGCAGTTCGAGGGTATTATTAATTTTCTGCGCAAGCAAATGGATTCTGATTCAGATGCTATTCGTACCTGGATTAATGAATATACCCAAACCAGCGTGTGCCCTGAATGCCAAGGCTACCGACTCAAAAAAGAATCTTTACATTTTAAAATTGATGGTCTGCATATTGGCGAATTGGCGCAGTTCAATATTGGTAAATTAGCTGATTGGTTTCAAAACCTGGAAGACCGTTTAAGCGACCGTCAAAATTTAATTGCCCGCGAATTACTCAAAGAAATCCGGAAACGCATTAAGTTTTTACTCGATGTAGGTTTGGAATATTTGAACTTACACCGCTCAGTTCGTACTTTATCGGGCGGCGAGTCGCAGCGCATCCGGCTGGCCACTCAAATTGGAACGCAGTTAGTGGGGGTGTTGTACATTATGGATGAACCCAGCATTGGCTTACATCAGCGCGATAACGAAAAACTGATTAATGCCCTCAAAAACCTCCGCGATATTGGTAACTCGGTAATTGTAGTAGAACACGATAAAGACATGATTCTGCACGCTGATCACGTTTTAGATATTGGTCCGGGTGCGGGAATTCACGGGGGCCATATTGTAGCCGAAGGATCACCTACTGAAATATTTAATTCCGGCAGCCTGACTTCGCAGTATTTAAGCGGCCAGAAACACATTGAGGTACACACTGAAAAACGGCCCGGCAACGGTAAATTTTTAGAATTGAAAGGATCGACCGGGCACAACCTGAAAAATCTCTCGGTAAAATTTCCGTTGGGTAAATTAATTGCAGTTACGGGTGTTTCGGGTAGCGGTAAATCTACGCTTATCCACGATACTTTATACCCTATTCTGAACAAGTACTTTTTTAACGCGAAACGCGACCCCTTGCCTTACAAGGCCATAGAAGGATTAGAGCACATTGATAAAGTAATTGAAGTAGATCAGTCGCCCATTGGTCGTACCCCACGTTCCAACCCAGCTACTTACACCGGAATTTTTACGGATATCCGGGCTTTATTTGCCCAATTACCCGAAGCCAAAATCCGGGGCTATTCGGCGGGTCGTTTTTCATTTAATGTAAAAGGCGGTCGCTGCGAAACTTGCGAAGGAGCCGGTATGCGCACCATCGAAATGAATTTTTTACCAGATGTGTATGTACCCTGCGAAACCTGCAAAGGCAAGCGTTACAACCGCGAAACGTTAGAAGTACGCTTTAAAGGAAAATCGATTACCGATGTATTGGACATGACGGTAGAAAAAGCAGTGGAGTATTTTGATAACCAACCCCGCATTTTGCGGAAGATTAAAATATTACATGAAGTAGGATTGGGCTATATTACTTTAGGTCAGCAAGCCACTACCCTATCGGGCGGCGAAGCGCAACGGGTAAAACTAGCAACTGAATTAGCTAAAAAAGACACCGGTAAAACATTTTACATTCTGGATGAACCCACCACCGGATTGCATTTCGAAGATATTAAGCATTTATCGGATGTAATCCACCGGCTCGTAGACAAAGGCAATACTGTATTGCTCATTGAGCACAATTTAGATATGATTAAAGTGGCCGATTACATTATTGACATTGGCCCGGAAGGCGGAGAACGGGGCGGTACTATTGTAGCACAAGGCACACCCGAAGAAGTAGCAGCCAGCGATAAGGGCTATACTGCGCGTTTTCTGCGTGAGGAACTGCGCACCAGCCAATACATTTAATATGACGGAGTTAAGTCCTATAAAGGCATGGGAATACAGTACCTTTTCATATCACCGTAAGTCAATCTTTCAAATCCTTCCCCCAACCGGGAAGGATTTTTTTATGGCGCTTAAGTTCCTCATTGTAAACACTATTATTAATTTTGTCTTATTACTTTAAATTTCCCGCAATTAAAACAGATTTTTCCGGGCTAAAACTCCTATTATATTTTATTGTAAATCAATAACTTATTCACTATCTTATACTGAATAAGTAAAATGTGATACCTATTCTGGTTATTGCAGGATAAAAAATAAAAATTAAATCCAAAAAAAGTTTTCTCCGTAACAGTTAAGAATTTACTTTGCAGTATAACTTTCAAGTAAAAATAATTACACTTCCGTCAGACTATATTGTTGAGGAGAAACGCTGAGATGAAGGACACGACCCAGTTAAATTTAATCACCACAGATAGCGGAGAGCTTTATGTGGTTGATCATTTGGATCAGGTAGCATTAGGTATTTTAGCCAACGATGATGCTACTTCCAATCCGGCTTTTATACCTACTACTTACTCGGTTTATAGAACCGTAATGGAAAACGAGTATTTACTGGAAATTACAAAATATAATAGCGACGAAGATACTTTAAACACCACTTATAAACTTATTCCGGAAGAAGAGGTGACGCCTTACCTGGATAACGGTAATCATAACGTACTATTTTACTAAAAGAGCCATAAACGTACTATTAATTAAACCTTGGTAAGCTTCTAGATTAGGTAAAGGAGTTCTATTTTTTTAAGAAGTTACCAATGTTTCTTCTAAGTAGTTACTCTAAATTTAGTAAATAAAAAGGCCGAAGCTACTTTCAAGCTTCGGCCTTTTTATTTACTAATTCACGTTTACTTCGTTTACTTAGACACTTTAGCGTTTGCTTTTTGCGCCATTTCTAAGTGCATTTTTAAAACAGGAAGCGTTTTAGAAGCAAATCCTTTAACATCGGCATCTTCGTTTTTCGAAGCTTCCTCAAATTCAGAAATATCTTTCTGATGATCTTCAACCATCATGGTCATGTAATGCTTATCAAAATCCGCTCCCGACATTTTCGACATGGCATCCACATGCTTTTGGTGTTCCGCAATCAATTCTACAGGCAGAGTTACATTTTTAGAAGCCGCCAGCGTTTTTAGTTCTGCATTTGCTTTACTATGGTCTTCTACCATTTTCTGACCGAATGCTTTTACATCGGCGTTACTGGCTTTTTCCTGGGCCAGTTTACCTAACGTTACTTCCATCATACCACCGCTAGCCGCTTTCAGCATAAAATCATTAGCTGACTGGTTGGTTGGCGTAGCATTCATATTAGAGCTGGCCGTAGTATCCGAAGAAGTCATGCTACCGGAATCAGCACTGGAAGAAGCATCTGTTGAGGTTGCATCAGTTGCGTTTTCGGAGTTGCTTTTGTTGGAGTTACAGCCAAAGCCTGTTATTAAAGCAAAGGCAAGCAGGCTGCCAATAGTTAATTTTCTCATAGTTTTATTCGGTTATACAATTTTTTAACTCTATACGCAGCAATTTTTATTACGTTTTAGGAGCTTTACAATAACTAACTCCCCGTAAAGTTAGCTGTTCTTTTTTCCAGGAAGGCAGTTACACCTTCCCGGAAATCAGCAGATTGTCCGGCAATTTCCTGGCAATGCGCTTCGTAATCGAGCATTTCGTTTAGCGTTGCGCTACCCGACTTTTGTATCATTTTTTTAATTAAACCAATGGCTTTAGTAGGAGCAGCGGCATACCGTTCGGCTAATTGTTGAACAGTTTTATCCAGCGCTTCGGCGGTTACTACCTGGTTGACCAAGCCTAATTCTAAAGCATCGTGCGCCGTAATTTTGGTACCAAGGGTACATAATTCAAAAGCCTTTAAGCTTCCTACTAAACGCGGCAGAAAAAACGAAGAACCTGAATCGGGCACTAATCCAATATTTATAAATAACTGACTTAAACTTGCCGCTTCAGAAGCAATTATCATATCGCAGGCTAAAATCAAGGAACAACCAGCCCCGGCCGCTACTCCATTTAATTTGCCAATAATTGGTTTTGGTAATTCCCGCATAGCCCTAATTACAGGATTATACCGTTTATGCAAAGAATCTGCTAAAGACTGGTTCTCCAATTGGGAAGCTTCTTTTAAGTCCTGGCCCGAGCAAAAAGCTTTACCATAACCTGTAAAAACCAGCACCCGGATTTCGGGGCTTCGGGTAATCTGTTTTAAAGCATCTTGTAACTCATAAGTAAGCTTTTCATTAACGGCATTATAAACCTCAGGCCGGTTTAAAGTAATAGTGGCAATACCATTGACTAGTTGAAGCAGCAGTGTTTCGTACATAAGAAATTCCAGGAAAGTTATCAGTGCAAGGATTTAAATCTACTTATTTCAGATTTAATTAACATTGGTTTTCAGATATTTCTATAATCTTATAAGCAAGTTTTTATAAAAAATAAATAGAACGGATTAAAACCAAACCTGTCCTACACTTTCAGTTAGGTACGAGAATTTCTGTTTACTAATAATGTACTTGGCGTGTTTAAATAAAAGCTGAACAGTTGTAAAATACCTTTAAACCTAATCAACCCACTTTTATAAAATCACTTACTTCTTAATCCTGCAAAATTGCTTTAGATTTGCCCGAACTTAAGGAAGCAGTTTGCGGCATGTTTTATTCATTACTAGCTAATAAATTAAATCGATTAGTAAGCGTAAATGGTGCTTTACTCGTACTCGGTTTAGCGTTGCTGCCTTTTTTGCTTTTAGCCGCTTTTTGTCACCCATCGGCCGATGATTTCTGGCTAACTAACCTGGTTATAGCGAAAGGACCCTGGCAAGCTCAATTAGCCATTCGGCAAAACTGGAGTGGCCGGTATACGGCTATGTTTTTGGGCAGCTTTAATCCTCTGGTTTATCGCTCCATTGCTTTATACAAAGTATTACCCGTTATTTTCCTAATACTTTTAACTGCCGGTTTGTACAATTTTGTTAAGGTTCTGAGCCATTCTGGGTTCTCCCGAAAAATTACGTTAGCCTTCGCGTTACTAATATTGATAATGTATCTTCACCAGATGCCTACAGTAGCTCAAACAATTTACTGGATGTCCGGAGCTATTACGTATCAATCGGCCAATATCCTGTTATTGTATTTACTTATTCTTCTGATTCGTTATTACCAGCCGTTTCCGGGTAATCATACTCTATTACGCAAGTTGCTGATTACTTTATTAGTAGTGGCTGTTATTGGTTGTAACGAAACCAGTATGGCAATGCTCGTTTTTCTGTTAGTTTGCTTTTTTTTACTTTTTACTTACCAGCACCGTACAATTAATTATTTTTTGCTTTGGTTGCTAGTAGTAGCGACTGCCGCTTGCAGCTTGGTTATTTTTGCCCCGGGTAATAGCGTGCGGGAGCATGAATATTCTTTACGACACGATTTCTGGTATGCGGCCGGACATGCCTTGGTAATTCCCCTGAATAATGCGCTTAACTGGCTCCTAAACTCCCCGCTACTTTTAATAAGTGTTTTACTTTTTCCGTTTGCTGGCAAATGGTTGCCCAAAGCTCAGCTTTTTCCAAGGGTTCATCCGTTGCTGGCAACGCTTATTTTGTACGGGTGTTTAGCTAGTGGCTATTTTGTGGCTTATTGGAGCAAACATATGCCTGCTCCGCCCCGGGTACAAGACACCATTTTTTTCGTTTTTTTAATTGGCTGGATGCTAAATCTGGTAATTTGGTCGCAGTACTTGCGCCAAAGGTATGAACTACCTCGCTTACCGAATTATATTACCAGTATGCTACTTACCTGGGGAATGCTTTTTCTTTTTTTTAGTAAACAGTCTAATATTCAGGTAGCTTATTCAGATTTACTTTCGGGTAAGGCGGTACGCTATAACCAGGAGATGCAAACCCGGTATGTAACTTTAATAACCAGTAATTGTCAAGTGTGCCCAATTAAAACGGTTAAAAACCGGCTACAAACTATATTTTTTGAAGAAGTACCTGCCGATACGTCTTGGGAGAACACCTATTACGCTCAATACTTTGGCAAGAAATTACTTTTAATTGCGGAGTAGCTTGAGCCAGAAAGTATTTACTAAATGAATAAACTCTTTCCTCTATAATGAATGAAGTTGTTACATTTTCGAAACCCTTATAAACGAACAAGCCCATTGACAAATCAATGGGCTTGTTCGTTTATAAGGAAAATTCTACTATCTAGCATCTAAATACTAGAATCTAGCATTAAAATTCAGCACTTTTCGGGAAACGGGGGAATGGAATTACATCGCGAATGTTGCCCATGCCGGTAATAAACAAAATCAAACGCTCAAAGCCTAAGCCAAAACCAGCGTGCGGAGCCGTACCAAATTTGCGCAATTCCAGGTACCACCACAGTTCTTCTTCGTGAATACCCATTTCTTTAATCCGGGCGGATAGCTTTTCGTAATTTTCTTCGCGTTGGGAGCCACCAATAATTTCGCCGATTCCCGGAAACAACACATCCATAGCACGTACGGTTTTGCCATCTTCGTTTTGCTTCATGTAAAACGCTTTAATGTGTTTCGGATAGTTGGTAAGAATTACCGGTTTTTTAAAATGCTTCTCCACTAAATAACGCTCGTGCTCGCTTTGCAAATCGGTGCCCCACTCCACCGGAAATTCAAATTTTTGTTTTGCTGTTTTTAAAATTTCAACGGCCTGGGTATACTCTAAACGTTCAAAACTGTTGGTAACCACAAAGTTAAGGCGGTTTAACAGCTCCTTGTCGTACATATCATTCAAAAACTGCAAGTCGTCTTTGCAGTTGTTTAAAGCGTACATTACCAGGTATTTCAGAAATTCCTCGGCCAGATCCATGTTGTCCGTCAGGTCGGAGAAAGCCATTTCGGGTTCTATCATCCAGAACTCAGCTAAGTGACGGGTAGTGTTGGAGTTTTCGGCCCGGAAGGTCGGTCCAAAAGTGTAAATTTCGCCCAAAGCCATGGCGGCCACTTCGCCTTCTAACTGGCCTGATACGGTCAGGTTGGTAGATTTACCGAAAAAATCCTGGGTAAAATCTATCTCGCCCGTTTCGGTTTTAGGAGGATTAGCCACATCCAGCGTTGTTACCCGAAACATTTGCCCTGCTCCTTCGGCATCAGAGCCGGTAATAATGGGCGTTTGCACGTAAAAAAAGCCTTTGTCGTTAAAGAATTTATGTACCGCATAAGACATGGCGTGCCGAATACGAAATACAGCCCCAAAAGTGTTGGTACGGGGGCGCAAATGAGCAATCTCGCGCAGAAATT
Proteins encoded in this region:
- the uvrA gene encoding excinuclease ABC subunit UvrA gives rise to the protein MASKKEANSLIDNGTATAETTETTTTTEAPLIEVYGAREHNLKNISLQIPRNKLVVFTGISGSGKSSLAFDTIYAEGQRRYMETFSAYARSFLGGLERPNVDKIEGLSPVISIEQKTTSRNPRSTVGTITEIYDFLRLLYARTAEAFSYVTGERMIRQSDDQIVNHILDNFDKKKLIILAPVVKGRKGHYRELFEQIRKMGFVRVRVDGDLMELVPKMQVDRYKIHDIEIVIDKIIVNTEDRYRISSSVQNALTHGKGTVTILEPDTNQTYFFSRHLMDPATGIAYDDPAPNTFSFNSPYGACPTCNGLGEIQEITEESIIPDKGLSISRGGIAPLGEFRDIWVFNQIQTILKQNKLSISTPIQDIPASVLNQLLHGIDEDIIVKAKGQNFITQFEGIINFLRKQMDSDSDAIRTWINEYTQTSVCPECQGYRLKKESLHFKIDGLHIGELAQFNIGKLADWFQNLEDRLSDRQNLIARELLKEIRKRIKFLLDVGLEYLNLHRSVRTLSGGESQRIRLATQIGTQLVGVLYIMDEPSIGLHQRDNEKLINALKNLRDIGNSVIVVEHDKDMILHADHVLDIGPGAGIHGGHIVAEGSPTEIFNSGSLTSQYLSGQKHIEVHTEKRPGNGKFLELKGSTGHNLKNLSVKFPLGKLIAVTGVSGSGKSTLIHDTLYPILNKYFFNAKRDPLPYKAIEGLEHIDKVIEVDQSPIGRTPRSNPATYTGIFTDIRALFAQLPEAKIRGYSAGRFSFNVKGGRCETCEGAGMRTIEMNFLPDVYVPCETCKGKRYNRETLEVRFKGKSITDVLDMTVEKAVEYFDNQPRILRKIKILHEVGLGYITLGQQATTLSGGEAQRVKLATELAKKDTGKTFYILDEPTTGLHFEDIKHLSDVIHRLVDKGNTVLLIEHNLDMIKVADYIIDIGPEGGERGGTIVAQGTPEEVAASDKGYTARFLREELRTSQYI
- a CDS encoding DUF4142 domain-containing protein, whose product is MRKLTIGSLLAFALITGFGCNSNKSNSENATDATSTDASSSADSGSMTSSDTTASSNMNATPTNQSANDFMLKAASGGMMEVTLGKLAQEKASNADVKAFGQKMVEDHSKANAELKTLAASKNVTLPVELIAEHQKHVDAMSKMSGADFDKHYMTMMVEDHQKDISEFEEASKNEDADVKGFASKTLPVLKMHLEMAQKANAKVSK
- a CDS encoding enoyl-CoA hydratase-related protein; the encoded protein is MYETLLLQLVNGIATITLNRPEVYNAVNEKLTYELQDALKQITRSPEIRVLVFTGYGKAFCSGQDLKEASQLENQSLADSLHKRYNPVIRAMRELPKPIIGKLNGVAAGAGCSLILACDMIIASEAASLSQLFINIGLVPDSGSSFFLPRLVGSLKAFELCTLGTKITAHDALELGLVNQVVTAEALDKTVQQLAERYAAAPTKAIGLIKKMIQKSGSATLNEMLDYEAHCQEIAGQSADFREGVTAFLEKRTANFTGS
- a CDS encoding DUF6056 family protein — encoded protein: MFYSLLANKLNRLVSVNGALLVLGLALLPFLLLAAFCHPSADDFWLTNLVIAKGPWQAQLAIRQNWSGRYTAMFLGSFNPLVYRSIALYKVLPVIFLILLTAGLYNFVKVLSHSGFSRKITLAFALLILIMYLHQMPTVAQTIYWMSGAITYQSANILLLYLLILLIRYYQPFPGNHTLLRKLLITLLVVAVIGCNETSMAMLVFLLVCFFLLFTYQHRTINYFLLWLLVVATAACSLVIFAPGNSVREHEYSLRHDFWYAAGHALVIPLNNALNWLLNSPLLLISVLLFPFAGKWLPKAQLFPRVHPLLATLILYGCLASGYFVAYWSKHMPAPPRVQDTIFFVFLIGWMLNLVIWSQYLRQRYELPRLPNYITSMLLTWGMLFLFFSKQSNIQVAYSDLLSGKAVRYNQEMQTRYVTLITSNCQVCPIKTVKNRLQTIFFEEVPADTSWENTYYAQYFGKKLLLIAE
- the asnS gene encoding asparagine--tRNA ligase; protein product: MKRTKVAELLQGTALGQDVLLKGWVRTKRGNKFVNFIAVNDGSTINTIQVVADVQQFNEESLKDITTGACIAVTGTLVESQGKGQSVEIQAKNIEVLGLADVETYPLQKKGHSLEFLREIAHLRPRTNTFGAVFRIRHAMSYAVHKFFNDKGFFYVQTPIITGSDAEGAGQMFRVTTLDVANPPKTETGEIDFTQDFFGKSTNLTVSGQLEGEVAAMALGEIYTFGPTFRAENSNTTRHLAEFWMIEPEMAFSDLTDNMDLAEEFLKYLVMYALNNCKDDLQFLNDMYDKELLNRLNFVVTNSFERLEYTQAVEILKTAKQKFEFPVEWGTDLQSEHERYLVEKHFKKPVILTNYPKHIKAFYMKQNEDGKTVRAMDVLFPGIGEIIGGSQREENYEKLSARIKEMGIHEEELWWYLELRKFGTAPHAGFGLGFERLILFITGMGNIRDVIPFPRFPKSAEF